In Salvelinus fontinalis isolate EN_2023a unplaced genomic scaffold, ASM2944872v1 scaffold_0002, whole genome shotgun sequence, one DNA window encodes the following:
- the LOC129841861 gene encoding U4/U6 small nuclear ribonucleoprotein Prp3-like gives MSLPKREVEELRPWVERTVKKVLGFSEPTVVTAALHCVGKGLDKRKTTDQLRPFLDESAGGFVERLFEALEESRNSRGNKGAGERNRKRDLKDVFGDEVEVGARRDVPEAGDGVPVKRKRVPRFEEVEEPEVLPAPPTESPGMLTKIQIKQMMEAATRQIEERKKQLSFVPVSSQQRLPLPTPQPDPPFASRLLPAPSAPSSGSAQSIAPSQAATFMNDAIEKARKAAELQARIQSQLAMKPGILGAIGNTGGPHNLVALANLHAMGIAPPKVAEARESNKPAPLILDDMGRTVDASGNEVELTHRMPTLKANIRAVKREQFRQQLKEKPGEELESTIYFDGRVNIAPAQRAKKGFKFHEQGRFEKIAQRIRTKAQLEKLQTEIAQAAKKTGIQASTKLALFAPKKMLGDGQVPIIEWWDSYILPSNIDLSTDTNFVAMELFGVTNLVEHPAQISPPVDTDKPGVTLGVYLTKKEQKKLRRQTRREGQKELQEKVRLGLMPPPEPKVRISNLMRVLGTEAVQDPTKVEAHVRAQMAKRQKAHEEANAARKLTTEQRKEKKVKKLKEDLSLGVHISVYRIRNLHNPAKKFKVEANANQLYLTGTVVLHRDVNMVVVEGGPKAQKKFKRLMLSRIKWEEHNSKRDDPDADDETKKNNRCSLVWEGTAKERNYGEIKFKQCPTENMAREHFKKHGTEHYWDLALSQSVLESTDD, from the exons ATGTCTCTTCCTAAACGGGAGGTGGAGGAGCTGCGGCCCTGGGTGGAACGGACCGTGAAGAAGGTGCTGGGTTTCTCTGAGCCTACAGTCGTCACTGCGGCCCTGCACTGTGTAGGCAAGGGCCTGGacaagaggaagaccacag ACCAGCTGCGTCCATTCCTGGATGAGTCTGCCGGTGGGTTCGTGGAGAGACTATTTGAGGCCCTGGAGGAGAGCCGCAATTCCCGTGGGAACAAGGGTGCTGGGGAGAGGAACCGCAAGAGAGACCTGAAG GATGTCTTTGGTGATGAGGTGGAAGTGGGTGCGAGGCGGGACGTCCCTGAGGCAGGAGATGGTGTGCCGGTGAAGAGGAAACGTGTCCCCCGCTTCGAGGAGGTGGAGGAACCAGAGGTCCTACCTGCACCCCCTACTGAGAGCCCTGGCATGCTCACTAAGATACAG atCAAACAGATGATGGAGGCTGCCAccagacagatagaggagaggaagaaacagCTGAGCTTCGTCCCAGTGTCTTCCCAGCAG aGGCTGCCACTGCCCACTCCCCAGCCAGACCCTCCTTTTGCCTCTCGtcttctccctgctccctctgccccctcctcGGGCTCGGCCCAGTCCATCGCTCCCTCCCAGGCAGCTACTTTCATGAACGATGCCATTGAGAAGGCTAGGAAGGCTGCAGAGCTGCAGGCCCGCATCCAGTCGCAGTTAGCCATGAAGCCTGGTATACTGGGAGCCATTGGGAACACTGGAGGACCTCATAACCTGGTGGCGCTGGCCAACCTACACGCCATGGGGATAGCACCACC GAAGGTGGCGGAGGCCCGTGAGTCAAACAAGCCGGCCCCTCTGATTCTGGATGATATGGGTCGGACAGTGGATGCCAGCGGCAACGAGGTGGAGCTAACACACCGCATGCCCACGCTCAAAG CTAATATCCGTGCGGTGAAGAGGGAGCAGTTCCGTCAGCAGTTGAAGGAGAAGCCTGGCGAGGAACTGGAGTCCACTATCTACTTTGACGGGCGTGTTAACATAGCACCCGCCCAGCGAGCCAAGAAGGGCTTCAAGTTCCACGAGCAGGGACGCTTTGAGAAGATCGCCCAGAGGATCAGAACCAAG GCCCAGTTGGAGAAGCTGCAGACAGAGATCGCCCAGGCAGCCAAGAAGACGGGGATCCAGGCCTCCACCAAGCTGGCCCTCTTTGCCCCCAAGAAGATGCTGGGGGACGGGCAGGTGCCCATCATTGAGTGGTGGGACTCGTACATCCTCCCCTCCAACATTGACCT atCCACAGATACCAATTTTGTGGCGATGGAGTTGTTTGGAGTCACAAACCTGGTGGAGCACCCTGCTCAGATCAGCCCCCCAG tggaCACAGACAAGCCAGGAGTGACTCTGGGAGTGTACCTGACTAAGAAGGAACAGAAGAAGCTGAGGAGACAGACTCGCAGGGAGGGACAGAAAGAGCTACAGGAGAAGGTCCGACTGGGGCTCATGCCCCCCCCAGAACCTAAGG TGCGCATCTCTAACCTGATGAGAGTGCTAGGTACGGAGGCAGTACAGGATCCCACTAAGGTAGAGGCCCACGTCAGAGCACAGATGGCCAAGAGACAGAA GGCCCATGAGGAGGCCAATGCAGCCCGGAAGCTCACAACcgagcagagaaaagagaagaaGGTGAAGAAGCTGAAAGAGGACCTGAGTCTTGGAGTTCACATTTCAGTCTATAG GATCCGTAACCTCCACAACCCGGCTAAGAAGTTTAAGGTGGAAGCTAACGCCAACCAGCTGTACCTGACGGGCACCGTGGTGCTACACCGAGACGTcaacatggtggtggtggagggag GTCCCAAAGCCCAGAAGAAGTTCAAGAGGCTCATGTTGAGCAGAATCAAATGGGAAGAACACAACTCCAAGAGAGATG aTCCAGATGCAGACGATGAGACCAAGAAGAACAACAGATGCAGCCTGGTCTGGGAG GGCACGGCTAAGGAGCGTAACTACGGGGAGATTAAGTTTAAGCAGTGTCCTACAGAGAACATGGCTAGAGAACACTTTAAGAAGCAcggaacagaacactactgggacCTGGCTCTGAGCCAGAGCGTGCTGGAGAGCACTGATGACTGA